In one Aeromicrobium wangtongii genomic region, the following are encoded:
- a CDS encoding DUF805 domain-containing protein — MQEAVRSVLSQYANFSGRARRSEYWFFTLAVIIVSFVVGIIDFIIGNSILEWVLIVATIVPSLSVGARRLHDTDRSGWLQLIGIIPIIGWIVLIVFFATDSTPDNKYGPNPKGADGLAPYGTPPAAA, encoded by the coding sequence ATGCAAGAAGCAGTACGCAGCGTCCTGTCGCAGTACGCCAACTTCTCGGGGCGCGCCCGCCGCTCGGAGTACTGGTTCTTCACCCTCGCGGTGATCATCGTCTCGTTCGTCGTCGGCATCATCGACTTCATCATCGGAAACAGCATCCTGGAGTGGGTGCTCATCGTCGCCACCATCGTGCCCAGCCTGTCCGTCGGCGCCCGCCGCCTGCACGACACCGACAGGTCCGGCTGGCTGCAGCTGATCGGCATCATCCCGATCATCGGCTGGATCGTGCTCATCGTCTTCTTCGCGACAGACAGCACACCCGACAATAAGTACGGCCCCAACCCGAAGGGCGCAGACGGTCTGGCCCCGTACGGCACGCCGCCTGCAGCGGCCTGA
- a CDS encoding MFS transporter codes for MSTRRVSRRPRPSASSTGGRALQGLGAIVGFLVAVEIASGVLQGYYTPIYPQIAEHLAIPEGDINWFEAAQLIVSALAIPLLARLGDLIGHKKVLLIATAVTALGSWITVVAPSFTTFLIGWALQGASIIWLPLEIAIIHRRTRDSGRQSLLTRRGAAVLVGALELAVIIGALTSGALVDSLDMRWVLAIPAIVVTVVFFAVWAGIEDTPGESTGGIDWTGLALITAALGLVMAGLVLIRLDGAGSVRAWIVILLGILVLVPFVRHERSVTDPIVDVDLLASPSQWPIQVTAFLFGIPVLGGQIPLSTFAQADPDVRGYGLGADSGFVSTLIGVYVITLAIGAFTLPLTTRWFGVRRTLIGACLLVAAGYALWLPFHDSTMQALINMAIAGVGSGALVASLPAAAAAAAPPERTGIATGMTNGTKVIGGAIASSIFAIALASTGSIDKLGEESTNAPLSGYLVVWGVCAGAALLAAVALLMAPRVAFAQHSDDA; via the coding sequence ATGAGCACACGCAGGGTTTCGAGACGGCCTCGTCCCTCGGCCTCCTCAACCGGCGGGCGGGCGCTGCAGGGCCTCGGCGCGATCGTCGGCTTCCTGGTCGCCGTCGAGATCGCCAGCGGCGTGCTGCAGGGCTACTACACGCCCATCTACCCGCAGATCGCCGAGCACCTGGCCATCCCCGAGGGCGACATCAACTGGTTCGAGGCCGCCCAGCTGATCGTCTCGGCGCTCGCGATCCCGCTGCTCGCGCGCCTGGGCGACCTGATCGGGCACAAGAAGGTGCTGCTGATCGCCACGGCCGTCACCGCCCTCGGCTCGTGGATCACCGTCGTCGCCCCCTCGTTCACGACCTTCTTGATCGGCTGGGCGCTGCAGGGCGCGTCGATCATCTGGCTGCCGCTGGAGATCGCGATCATCCATCGCCGCACCCGCGACTCCGGACGCCAGTCATTGCTGACCCGTCGCGGCGCCGCGGTGCTCGTGGGCGCCCTCGAGCTGGCCGTCATCATCGGCGCCCTGACCAGCGGCGCACTCGTCGACAGCCTCGACATGAGGTGGGTCCTGGCGATCCCGGCCATCGTCGTGACGGTCGTGTTCTTCGCCGTCTGGGCCGGCATCGAGGACACGCCGGGGGAGTCGACCGGCGGCATCGACTGGACAGGCCTGGCGCTCATCACCGCCGCGCTCGGTCTCGTCATGGCCGGGCTCGTGCTGATCCGCCTCGACGGCGCCGGCAGCGTCCGCGCCTGGATCGTCATCCTGCTGGGCATTCTCGTGCTCGTCCCGTTCGTGCGGCACGAGCGCAGCGTGACCGACCCCATCGTGGACGTCGACCTGCTCGCCAGCCCCAGTCAGTGGCCCATCCAGGTCACCGCATTCCTGTTCGGCATCCCGGTCCTGGGCGGCCAGATCCCGCTGTCGACGTTCGCGCAGGCCGACCCGGACGTCCGTGGGTACGGCTTGGGCGCCGACTCCGGCTTCGTCTCGACGCTGATCGGCGTCTACGTCATCACCTTGGCGATCGGCGCGTTCACCCTGCCGCTGACCACCCGGTGGTTCGGGGTCCGGCGCACGCTGATCGGCGCCTGCCTGCTCGTCGCGGCGGGCTACGCCCTGTGGCTGCCATTCCATGACTCGACCATGCAGGCCCTCATCAACATGGCCATCGCCGGCGTCGGCTCAGGCGCCCTCGTGGCGTCCCTGCCAGCAGCTGCTGCGGCCGCCGCGCCGCCGGAACGCACCGGCATCGCGACCGGCATGACCAACGGCACCAAGGTCATCGGCGGAGCGATCGCCTCGTCGATCTTCGCGATCGCACTGGCCTCCACCGGCTCGATCGACAAGCTCGGCGAGGAGTCCACCAACGCCCCGCTGTCGGGCTATCTGGTGGTGTGGGGCGTGTGCGCCGGCGCCGCCCTGCTGGCGGCGGTCGCGCTGCTGATGGCGCCGCGGGTGGCGTTCGCGCAGCACAGCGACGACGCCTGA
- a CDS encoding M20/M25/M40 family metallo-hydrolase yields MNDDAAVAALQALVRIPTVSDRDPDKVDTAAFDELLAEMARRFPLLHDNLELTRVDTHGLLFRWAGASEAKPVVLMAHLDVVPVEGEWQHPAFGGDIVDGSIWGRGTLDDKGSLVGICAAVERLLEAGFVPAQDVWLSFGCNEEVSGTAAVLAVEELTRRGVQPWFVLDEGGAIASEAFPGVAAPIGVIGVTEKGVTSVELRVEGRGGHASTPARMGPTARIARAITRIDRSPMPASVPEPTIELFRRMGRHAPLALRPLMINAGRMKPLLTRALIAAGPEPAAMTRTTFAITTLSGSPALNVIAATAKAGVNIRIMVGDTVAGVLEHVRKTINDDQVHIDVVEHNEPSPISPMDDAFGLIESTITDLFPDAVPAPYVMMAATDSRFFTTICPRVYRFAPFRMTKAQRESIHSYDEHLGVDAFLDGVRWYRRLIERLPA; encoded by the coding sequence ATGAATGACGACGCGGCGGTGGCTGCACTGCAGGCGCTGGTGCGCATCCCGACGGTCAGCGATCGCGACCCCGACAAGGTCGACACCGCCGCGTTCGACGAGCTGTTGGCCGAGATGGCCCGCCGGTTCCCGCTGCTGCACGACAATCTCGAGCTGACGCGCGTCGACACCCACGGGTTGCTGTTCCGCTGGGCCGGGGCGAGCGAAGCCAAGCCCGTCGTGCTGATGGCGCACCTGGACGTCGTGCCGGTCGAGGGGGAGTGGCAGCATCCCGCGTTCGGTGGCGACATCGTCGATGGCAGCATCTGGGGGCGCGGGACGCTGGACGACAAGGGGAGCCTGGTCGGCATCTGCGCCGCGGTCGAGCGGCTGCTCGAGGCCGGCTTCGTCCCGGCGCAGGATGTCTGGCTTTCGTTCGGGTGCAACGAGGAGGTGTCCGGCACGGCTGCCGTCCTGGCCGTCGAGGAGCTGACGCGCCGAGGCGTCCAGCCGTGGTTCGTCCTCGACGAAGGCGGCGCGATCGCGAGCGAGGCGTTCCCGGGCGTCGCCGCGCCGATCGGTGTCATCGGCGTCACCGAGAAGGGCGTCACGTCGGTCGAGCTGCGCGTCGAGGGACGCGGCGGGCACGCGTCCACACCGGCGAGGATGGGCCCGACGGCCCGCATCGCTCGCGCGATCACTCGCATCGATCGCTCACCGATGCCCGCGAGCGTCCCCGAGCCGACGATCGAGCTGTTCCGCCGCATGGGCCGCCACGCGCCGCTCGCGCTGCGTCCGCTGATGATCAACGCCGGACGCATGAAGCCGCTGCTGACCAGGGCGCTGATCGCCGCCGGTCCTGAGCCCGCGGCGATGACCCGCACGACGTTTGCGATCACCACCTTGTCCGGGTCGCCGGCGCTGAACGTCATCGCCGCCACCGCGAAGGCCGGCGTCAACATCCGCATCATGGTCGGCGACACCGTGGCCGGCGTGCTCGAGCACGTGCGCAAGACGATCAACGACGACCAAGTGCACATCGACGTCGTCGAGCACAACGAGCCCAGCCCCATCTCGCCGATGGACGACGCATTCGGGCTGATCGAGTCCACGATCACCGACCTGTTTCCCGACGCGGTGCCCGCTCCGTACGTCATGATGGCCGCCACCGACTCGCGGTTCTTCACCACGATCTGCCCGCGGGTCTACCGCTTCGCCCCGTTCCGGATGACCAAGGCCCAGCGCGAGTCGATCCACTCCTACGACGAGCACCTCGGCGTGGACGCCTTCCTGGACGGAGTGCGGTGGTACCGACGACTGATCGAGAGGCTGCCGGCATGA
- a CDS encoding N-formylglutamate amidohydrolase, with amino-acid sequence MTMSATSRGDQASRSFGIIPGDPESTVIIHVPHASRLIPDAVRAGIFLDDAALDRELDVVTDACTDVIAMMTAARAPVRPWVFVNSCSRLVVDPERNPDGHKYLDAAGLGVVYTSTSDGFVLRDPSDDEVSGLLVQYFEPYVAALTELVDQRVAAAGRVVVIDLHSYPLDAVKFEPITAMVRPEIGLGTDEAHTPPELLEAARTAFAPFHIDQDTPYEGCYVPPARNEVRNHIQALTVELRRDLYMDHDLSFVEPAVEPIVASLSALVNDIDQHAAIRR; translated from the coding sequence ATGACGATGAGCGCCACGTCCCGCGGCGACCAAGCCTCTCGATCCTTCGGGATCATCCCCGGCGATCCCGAATCGACGGTCATCATCCACGTACCGCACGCCTCACGCCTGATCCCGGACGCCGTGCGCGCCGGCATCTTCCTCGACGACGCAGCGCTCGACCGCGAGCTCGATGTCGTCACCGATGCCTGCACCGACGTGATCGCCATGATGACGGCGGCCCGCGCCCCGGTGCGGCCATGGGTGTTCGTCAACAGCTGCTCGCGGCTGGTCGTCGACCCGGAGCGCAACCCGGACGGACACAAGTACCTCGACGCGGCCGGGCTCGGCGTGGTCTACACCAGCACGTCGGACGGCTTCGTGCTGCGTGATCCTTCGGACGACGAGGTCTCGGGGCTCCTCGTCCAGTACTTCGAGCCCTATGTCGCGGCGCTCACCGAGCTCGTCGACCAGCGGGTGGCGGCAGCCGGCCGGGTCGTGGTGATCGACCTGCACTCCTATCCCCTGGACGCCGTCAAGTTCGAGCCGATCACTGCGATGGTGCGCCCCGAGATCGGCCTGGGGACCGATGAGGCCCACACCCCGCCGGAGCTGCTGGAGGCGGCGCGCACCGCGTTCGCGCCGTTCCACATCGACCAGGACACCCCCTACGAGGGCTGCTACGTGCCACCGGCGCGCAACGAGGTGCGCAACCACATCCAGGCGCTGACCGTCGAGCTGCGCCGCGACCTGTACATGGACCACGACCTGTCATTCGTCGAGCCGGCGGTCGAGCCGATCGTGGCGTCGCTCAGCGCGCTGGTCAACGACATCGACCAGCACGCCGCCATCCGCCGCTGA
- a CDS encoding DUF1990 domain-containing protein translates to MSHLTYPEVGATAGDLPGGYHHIRASRVIGQGQAALSNAAAALLSWQMHERAGVRKISGPAGAVEGCDLAFRWLGLRFECRVVSVFDEPDRRGFTYGTLPRHPECGEEQFVVELDPQTQAVTATITAFSKPSSWIVRAGGPVPRIVQAHMTQRYLRALDVTRPS, encoded by the coding sequence TTGTCCCATCTGACCTACCCCGAGGTGGGCGCGACGGCCGGCGACCTTCCGGGCGGCTACCACCACATCCGGGCATCCCGCGTGATCGGGCAGGGGCAGGCTGCGTTGAGCAACGCCGCCGCGGCGCTGCTGTCGTGGCAAATGCATGAGCGCGCCGGCGTGCGGAAGATCTCCGGTCCAGCTGGGGCCGTCGAAGGATGCGATCTCGCATTCCGCTGGTTGGGTCTGCGCTTCGAGTGCCGCGTCGTCTCGGTCTTCGACGAGCCGGATCGTCGAGGCTTCACCTACGGAACCCTCCCGCGGCATCCCGAGTGTGGTGAGGAGCAATTCGTCGTCGAGCTCGACCCGCAGACGCAGGCGGTGACTGCCACCATCACTGCGTTCTCGAAGCCGTCGTCGTGGATCGTCCGTGCGGGCGGGCCCGTGCCGAGGATCGTGCAGGCGCACATGACCCAGCGCTATCTGCGGGCGCTGGACGTCACGCGGCCCTCGTGA
- a CDS encoding collagen-like protein, which produces MTGATGATGAAGAIGAAGPKGDPGEKGVAGEKGDRGEPGVAGPRGEQGEKGDAGAAGPQGERGATGAAGATGPAGITNARVATISAGQSIGPEGVVLGSLTLDRNKNYLVSSGVTALSPVTDAMQCQLISDNKIDDFAQDSIAGRASVTTEHVYTKSGFGTFVVYIGCLSGEATYQLEAAHLHAIEISTVTGPGPQVGPSITGKSALPRLSMR; this is translated from the coding sequence GTGACCGGTGCGACCGGTGCGACAGGTGCTGCGGGTGCCATTGGTGCGGCCGGTCCCAAGGGTGATCCCGGCGAGAAGGGCGTCGCGGGTGAGAAGGGTGACAGAGGTGAGCCCGGTGTAGCCGGTCCCCGGGGCGAGCAGGGCGAAAAGGGCGACGCGGGTGCTGCTGGGCCTCAGGGTGAGCGCGGTGCCACCGGAGCAGCTGGCGCTACGGGTCCCGCTGGGATCACCAACGCTCGCGTCGCCACGATTTCCGCCGGCCAGTCGATCGGCCCGGAAGGGGTGGTTCTCGGGTCTCTGACCCTTGACCGGAACAAGAACTATCTGGTCTCATCCGGTGTCACCGCTTTGAGCCCAGTCACGGATGCGATGCAGTGCCAGCTCATTAGCGACAACAAGATCGACGATTTCGCGCAGGACAGCATCGCCGGGCGCGCGAGTGTCACCACCGAGCATGTGTACACAAAGAGTGGATTCGGAACGTTTGTTGTGTATATCGGATGCCTATCCGGCGAGGCTACATATCAATTGGAGGCGGCCCATCTGCACGCCATAGAGATATCAACGGTGACCGGGCCCGGCCCGCAGGTTGGACCGTCTATCACGGGCAAGTCTGCGCTGCCTCGGCTCTCGATGCGTTAG
- a CDS encoding ADP-ribosylglycohydrolase family protein, whose translation MTVHLDRAAGVLLGQACGDALGVPYEFGPALPDSVEPVMSGGGPWNFDPGEYSDDTAMAVCIAEVSATGADLTGDDALDEIAQRFLDWAADAKDVGAQTRQVFAAARHGSGSVGRRMLDASRAHAAAHPGRVGNGALMRTAIVGLTRLDDRDATAAAARAVAELTHADPLGPESCVLWSDAVRRAVNGDELDLLAGLDLLPADRRDQWAAWIDEATGVDPRTFARNGFTVWALQAAWAAITWTPQVEPDPAQGRFPAQHLAEATKNAVRAGDDTDTVAAIAGGLLGAYWGQSAIPLEWTRRVHGYGGHRASGLVSLAHRTALRGGSAHEWPLAERMANPEYTSARPVRAVHPHDEGVILGSYGVRDHGCDAVVSLCRIGTADFAAAGVEPQDHVMVRMVDREDPAENPHLDFVMADTARTIKTLRDEGKRVFVHCVAAHARTPAAGIAYSRLLGVPLQKARADMARVLPGMRGSGVLWDSTERLQPLKE comes from the coding sequence ATGACTGTGCATCTCGACCGCGCGGCCGGCGTGCTGCTGGGTCAGGCGTGCGGTGACGCTCTGGGCGTCCCGTACGAGTTCGGCCCCGCGCTGCCGGACTCGGTCGAGCCGGTGATGAGCGGCGGCGGGCCCTGGAACTTCGACCCCGGCGAGTACAGCGACGACACTGCGATGGCGGTCTGCATCGCCGAGGTGTCGGCCACCGGTGCCGACCTGACCGGCGACGACGCCCTGGACGAGATCGCCCAGCGGTTCCTCGACTGGGCGGCCGACGCGAAGGACGTCGGCGCGCAGACCCGTCAGGTCTTCGCCGCTGCCCGACACGGCAGCGGCTCGGTCGGGCGCCGGATGCTGGACGCCTCGCGGGCCCACGCCGCCGCGCATCCGGGCCGGGTCGGCAACGGCGCCCTGATGCGCACCGCGATCGTCGGCCTGACCCGCCTGGACGACCGTGACGCCACCGCGGCCGCGGCCCGTGCCGTCGCCGAGCTGACCCACGCCGATCCCCTCGGCCCGGAGTCGTGCGTGCTGTGGTCCGATGCGGTGCGCCGGGCCGTCAACGGCGACGAGCTCGACCTGCTGGCGGGACTCGACCTGCTGCCCGCCGACCGTCGCGACCAGTGGGCGGCGTGGATCGACGAGGCCACCGGCGTCGACCCACGCACCTTCGCCAGGAACGGGTTCACGGTGTGGGCGTTGCAGGCCGCGTGGGCCGCGATCACCTGGACGCCCCAGGTTGAGCCCGACCCGGCGCAGGGCCGCTTTCCCGCCCAGCACCTGGCCGAGGCGACCAAGAACGCGGTGCGCGCCGGCGACGACACCGACACCGTCGCGGCGATCGCCGGGGGTCTGCTCGGCGCGTACTGGGGACAGTCCGCGATCCCGCTGGAGTGGACGCGGCGGGTGCACGGCTACGGCGGGCACCGGGCGTCCGGGCTGGTGTCATTGGCCCACCGGACGGCGCTGCGTGGCGGGTCGGCGCACGAGTGGCCGCTCGCGGAGCGGATGGCGAACCCGGAGTACACCTCGGCCAGGCCGGTGCGGGCGGTCCACCCGCATGACGAGGGCGTGATCCTGGGCAGCTATGGGGTGCGCGACCACGGCTGCGACGCCGTCGTGTCGCTGTGCCGCATCGGCACCGCCGACTTCGCCGCCGCCGGCGTCGAGCCGCAGGACCACGTCATGGTGCGAATGGTGGACCGCGAGGACCCCGCCGAGAACCCGCACCTGGACTTCGTGATGGCCGACACCGCGCGCACCATCAAGACGCTGCGCGACGAGGGCAAACGGGTCTTCGTCCACTGCGTGGCGGCGCACGCCCGGACACCGGCCGCCGGCATCGCGTACTCCCGACTGCTGGGGGTCCCACTGCAGAAGGCGCGGGCCGACATGGCGCGCGTCCTGCCGGGCATGCGTGGCAGTGGCGTGCTCTGGGACTCGACCGAGCGGTTGCAGCCTCTGAAAGAGTGA
- the recC gene encoding exodeoxyribonuclease V subunit gamma: protein MPFHVHRAERADRLVGGLAALLVRPAGDPFDEELVIVPARGIERWLSQQLGHRLGVSAGREDGVCAGVRFTSPRSLMAELLGTKDDDPWDPDRLVWPLLEVIDASLGEPWCRTLARHLGEEHTGVERELRRGRRYGVARRIAGLFSAYAAQRPGILAEWAGFSTGSLSTSSLSTSSRGEGGSRGDLAWQAELYRRLLRRVDAPAPDVRLAATIERLRAEPRAFDLAERISFLGHTRLATTDVLLLDALAAHRDIHLWLPHPSPSLWDALAPAAAAGPVRRADDPAPIDAPNPLLISLGRDSRELQRTLHLAGDVHDEHLPATEQRPDTLLGWLQDDLVGDRSGADGRVHDARDRSIQVHACHGKARQVDVLREVLVGLLEDDPTLEPRDILVMCPDIETYAPLIHAAFGLAGVIDDGHPAHQLRVRLADRGSASTNPLLQVATSLLTLAGSGRLTATEVLDLIAMAPVRHRFGLSDDDLEQIARWVDRSGVRWGLDAVHREPFGLDDLVPNTWQFGVDRVLVGAAVAEQRGRWIKTVLPLDDVSSGDIDLAGRLAEIVDRLRDTIDKMTLEQPVSQWVQTLRHGVLGLASVPYRDEWQVDQLERELARLDDAARGSSTPLRLAEVASLLGDRLGSRPTRANFRTGTLTVCTMVPMRSVPHRVICLLGLDDGEFPRVGAVHGDDVLARDPMTGERDVRSEDRQLFLDAIMAATETLVLTYTGADERTGQSRPPAVPLGELIDQVHRTAAGADVVTHHPLQPFDRRNVIPGALIPDQPFTFDPAALAGAQATAGPVAVTERSFLARPLEPAGDGEIALPDLVAFLAHPVKAFLRQRLDVSVLSEDDPVADDVPIELDALQKWGVGDRILRDALAGADPGAAVQGEYRRGLVPPGELGRRLLDEIRAAVGPLVMNTAALRHGGSRAVDIDVELPDGRRLVGSVDDVYSERLVTVTYSSLAAKHRLRSWVDLLALTAAHPGTPWEAHAVGKHKAGGTHAHIRPVGAAAPQLLADLIALRDAGLREPLPLPLKTSLAYAESSARQPHVTAISVARREWDPRDFRGTMIPGERDDAHHVLIWGQDAPLEDLLDTDDQTSRFATLAHRLWDPLLAAQEVSPL, encoded by the coding sequence GTGCCCTTCCACGTCCATCGCGCCGAGCGCGCCGACCGGCTCGTCGGCGGACTGGCCGCCCTGCTGGTGCGGCCGGCCGGTGACCCGTTCGACGAGGAGCTGGTCATCGTCCCGGCCCGCGGCATCGAGCGGTGGCTCTCGCAGCAGCTCGGCCACCGGCTGGGTGTCAGCGCCGGGCGCGAGGACGGCGTCTGTGCGGGCGTCCGGTTCACGTCGCCGCGCTCGCTGATGGCCGAGCTGCTGGGCACCAAGGACGACGACCCGTGGGACCCCGACCGGCTGGTCTGGCCGCTGCTGGAGGTCATCGACGCCTCGCTCGGTGAACCGTGGTGCCGGACGCTCGCGCGCCACCTGGGCGAGGAGCACACCGGCGTCGAGCGCGAGCTGCGACGCGGCCGCCGGTACGGGGTGGCGCGGCGGATCGCCGGGCTGTTCTCGGCATATGCGGCGCAGCGGCCGGGGATTCTGGCGGAGTGGGCAGGGTTTTCGACAGGCTCCCTTTCGACAAGCTCCCTTTCGACAAGCTCAAGGGGCGAGGGCGGCTCAAGGGGCGATCTGGCGTGGCAGGCCGAGCTGTACCGGCGGCTGCTGAGGCGGGTGGACGCGCCGGCGCCGGACGTCCGCCTGGCAGCGACGATCGAGCGGCTGCGCGCCGAGCCCCGCGCCTTCGACCTAGCCGAGCGCATCTCGTTCCTGGGCCACACCCGGCTGGCGACCACCGACGTCCTGCTGCTGGACGCGCTGGCCGCCCACCGGGACATCCACCTGTGGCTGCCGCACCCGTCGCCGTCACTGTGGGACGCGCTGGCCCCGGCCGCCGCGGCCGGGCCCGTCCGGCGGGCGGACGACCCCGCCCCGATCGACGCGCCCAACCCGCTGCTGATCTCGCTGGGCCGTGACTCCCGCGAGCTGCAGCGCACACTGCACCTGGCCGGCGACGTCCACGACGAGCACCTGCCTGCGACCGAGCAGCGTCCCGACACGCTGCTGGGATGGCTGCAGGACGATCTGGTGGGCGACCGCAGCGGCGCCGACGGCCGCGTCCACGACGCGCGCGACCGCAGCATCCAGGTGCACGCCTGCCACGGCAAGGCCCGCCAGGTCGACGTGCTGCGCGAGGTCCTGGTCGGCCTGCTGGAGGACGACCCGACGCTCGAGCCGCGCGACATCCTCGTGATGTGCCCCGACATCGAGACCTACGCCCCGCTGATCCACGCCGCGTTCGGGCTGGCCGGCGTCATCGACGACGGGCACCCCGCGCACCAGCTGCGCGTCCGCCTCGCCGACCGCGGCTCGGCCAGCACCAACCCGCTGCTGCAGGTCGCGACATCGCTGCTGACCCTCGCCGGGAGCGGCCGGCTGACCGCCACCGAGGTGCTCGACCTCATCGCGATGGCCCCCGTCCGGCACCGCTTCGGGCTGTCCGACGACGACCTCGAGCAGATCGCCCGCTGGGTCGACCGGTCCGGCGTCAGGTGGGGGCTGGACGCCGTCCACCGTGAACCGTTCGGCCTGGACGACCTGGTGCCCAACACCTGGCAGTTCGGCGTCGACCGGGTGCTCGTCGGCGCCGCGGTCGCCGAGCAGCGCGGCCGCTGGATCAAGACCGTGCTGCCGCTGGACGACGTCAGCAGCGGCGACATCGACCTGGCCGGGCGGCTGGCCGAGATCGTCGACCGCCTGCGCGACACGATCGACAAGATGACCCTCGAGCAGCCCGTCTCGCAGTGGGTCCAGACGCTGCGCCACGGCGTCCTGGGGCTGGCGTCCGTGCCGTACCGCGACGAGTGGCAGGTCGACCAGCTCGAGCGCGAGCTTGCCCGCCTCGACGACGCCGCCCGCGGCTCGAGCACACCGCTGCGCCTCGCCGAGGTCGCCAGCCTGCTGGGCGACCGGCTCGGCTCGCGCCCCACCCGCGCCAACTTCCGCACCGGCACCCTGACGGTCTGCACCATGGTGCCGATGCGCTCGGTGCCGCACCGGGTCATCTGCCTGCTGGGGCTGGACGACGGCGAGTTTCCCCGCGTCGGCGCGGTGCACGGCGACGACGTCCTGGCCCGCGACCCGATGACCGGTGAACGGGACGTCCGCAGCGAGGACCGCCAGCTGTTCCTCGACGCGATCATGGCCGCCACCGAGACGCTCGTGCTGACCTACACCGGCGCCGACGAACGCACCGGCCAGTCCCGACCGCCGGCCGTCCCGCTCGGCGAGCTGATCGACCAGGTCCACCGCACCGCCGCCGGTGCGGACGTCGTGACCCACCACCCGTTGCAGCCCTTCGACCGGCGCAACGTCATCCCCGGTGCGTTGATCCCTGACCAGCCGTTCACCTTCGACCCCGCCGCGCTGGCCGGCGCCCAGGCCACCGCCGGGCCGGTCGCGGTCACCGAGCGGTCGTTCCTGGCGCGTCCGCTCGAGCCCGCCGGCGACGGCGAGATCGCACTGCCGGACCTGGTCGCGTTCCTGGCCCATCCGGTCAAGGCGTTCCTGCGTCAGCGACTCGACGTGTCGGTGCTCAGCGAGGACGATCCCGTCGCCGACGACGTGCCCATCGAGCTGGACGCCCTGCAGAAGTGGGGTGTCGGCGACCGCATCCTGCGCGACGCCCTCGCCGGCGCCGATCCCGGCGCGGCCGTGCAGGGCGAGTACCGCCGCGGACTGGTGCCGCCCGGCGAGCTGGGCCGCCGCCTGCTGGACGAGATCCGCGCCGCCGTCGGCCCGCTGGTCATGAACACCGCCGCCCTGCGGCACGGAGGTTCCCGCGCCGTCGACATCGACGTGGAGCTACCCGACGGCCGGCGCCTGGTCGGCAGCGTCGACGACGTCTACTCCGAGCGGCTGGTCACCGTGACCTACTCGTCGCTGGCGGCCAAGCACCGACTGCGCTCCTGGGTCGACCTGCTCGCGCTGACCGCCGCGCATCCCGGCACGCCCTGGGAGGCGCACGCGGTCGGCAAGCACAAGGCCGGCGGCACCCACGCGCACATCCGCCCGGTCGGTGCCGCAGCGCCGCAGCTGCTGGCCGACCTGATCGCCCTGCGCGACGCGGGCCTGCGCGAGCCGCTGCCGCTGCCGCTCAAGACGTCCCTGGCCTATGCCGAGTCGAGCGCACGGCAGCCGCACGTCACCGCGATCTCGGTCGCGCGCCGCGAGTGGGACCCGCGCGACTTCCGCGGCACGATGATCCCCGGCGAGCGCGACGACGCCCACCACGTCCTCATCTGGGGCCAGGACGCCCCGCTGGAGGACCTGCTCGACACCGATGACCAGACGTCCCGGTTCGCGACACTGGCCCACCGGCTGTGGGACCCGCTGCTGGCCGCGCAGGAGGTGAGCCCGCTGTGA